A genomic stretch from Setaria viridis chromosome 1, Setaria_viridis_v4.0, whole genome shotgun sequence includes:
- the LOC117857095 gene encoding digalactosyldiacylglycerol synthase 1, chloroplastic isoform X1, whose protein sequence is MEARASPPPSVSVGGGFGGARGDDSAFSFLSKGWREVRDSATADLRLMRARADSLRTLADRELEQLLASASTALAPPPPLAAGAPIAELEFVRTRIQPKISELRRRYASQERDLGRRVLEGWAPRGAGGPARARVDLSGITAIRNALVSEAGGGERWRRAAWKGEAEAEEGKEWEVVRMIRDGIKEFERRSQTSEIFEGLRSTGELVEKFKSSLKSFNMESQGSKEIPPLDLTEILANLARQSEPFLDQLGVRRDQCDRLVEALYRKQNHSLSEDTSLLVNDNSSDELDLRIASVLQSTGYHADDGFWSEPAKYEVSDNKRHVAIVTTASLPWMTGTAVNPLFRAAYLAKGTKQDVTLVVPWLCKSDQELVYPNGMTFSSPEEQETYIRNWLEERLGFESNFKISFYPSKFSKERRSIIPAGDTSQFIPSREADIAILEEPEHLNWYHHGKRWTDKFNHVVGVVHTNYLEYIKREKNGALQAFLVKHINNWVTRAYCDKVLRLSAATQDLPKSIVCNVHGVNPKFLKIGEKITADRESGEPSFSKGAYFLGKMVWAKGYRELIDLMAKHKSDLEGFKLDVYGSGEDSQEVQSTARNLDLSLNFFKGRDHADNSLHGYKVFINPSISDVLCTATAEALAMGKFVICAEHPSNEFFMSFPNCLTYKTSEEFVARVKEAMNREPQPLTPEQRYNLSWEAATERFMEYSDLDKVLNDEVVQPGQAGTRNKTRRTSQPNLSDVMDGGLAFAHRCLTGSEVLRLATGAIPGTRDYDKQHCVDMGLLPPQVQHPVYGL, encoded by the exons ATGGAGGCGCGggcgtcgccgcccccgtcggTCTCtgtcggcggcggcttcggAGGAGCGCGGGGCGACGACAGCGCCTTCTCGTTCCTCTCCAAGGGGTGGCGCGAGGTGCGggactccgccaccgccgacctGCGCCTCATGCGCGCGCGGGCCGACTCCCTCCGCACGCTCGCGGACCGCGAGCTCGAGCAactcctcgcctccgcctccaccgcgctcgcgccgccgccgccgctcgctgcgGGGGCGCCCATCGCCGAGCTCGAGTTCGTGCGCACCCGGATCCAGCCCAAGATCTCCGAGCTGCGCCGCCGCTACGCGTCGCAGGAGCGGGACCTCGGCCGCAGGGTGCTCGAGGGGTGGGCGCCGCGCGGGGCCGGCGGGCCGGCCCGCGCCCGCGTCGACCTCTCCGGGATCACCGCAATCCGCAACGCACTCGTctccgaggcgggcggcggcgagcggtggagGCGAGCGGCGTGgaagggggaggcggaggccgaggagggGAAGGAGTGGGAGGTGGTCAGGATGATACGGGACGGCATCAAGGAATTCGAGCGCCGGAGCCAAACCAGCGAGATTTTTGAGGGGTTGCGCAGCACCGGGGAACTCGTTGAGAAATTCAAGTCCAGCCTG AAGTCGTTCAACATGGAGTCTCAAGGATCCAAG GAAATCCCTCCACTTGATCTAACTGAAATACTGGCAAATCTAGCAAGGCAATCTGAACCATTTTTGGATCAACTTGGTGTACGGAGAG ATCAATGTGATAGACTAGTGGAGGCATTGTATAGGAAACAAAATCATTCCCTTTCAGAAGACACATCCTTGCTTGTAAATGATAACTCATCAGATGAACTTGACTTGAGAATTGCCAGTGTGCTTCAAAGTACTGGCTATCATGCTGATGATGGTTTCTGGAGTGAACCTGCTAAGTATGAGGTCTCAGACAATAAAAGACATGTGGCTATTGTCACCACAGCAAGCCTACCTTGGATGACAGGAACAGCAGTTAATCCATTGTTCCGTGCAGCATATCTTGCAAAAGGTACCAAACAAGATGTGACTCTGGTAGTTCCTTGGCTCTGCAAATCAGACCAAGAACTGGTATACCCAAATGGCATGACCTTCAGTTCACCAGAAGAGCAGGAAACTTATATAAGGAACTGGCTAGAGGAAAGACTTGGCTTTGAATCAAACTTCAAGATATCATTCTATCCTAGCAAG TTCTCAAAAGAGCGGCGTAGCATCATTCCTGCTGGTGATACGTCTCAGTTCATACCGTCAAGAGAAGCTGATATAGCAATATTGGAAGAACCCGAGCATCTCAATTGGTATCATCATGGGAAACGCTGGACTGACAAGTTCAACCATGTTGTTGGTGTAGTTCATACAAACTACTTGGAATATATCAAGAGAGAGAAGAATGGAGCTCTTCAAGCTTTTCTAGTTAAACACATCAACAATTGGGTGACCAGAGCGTACTGTGACAAG GTCTTGCGTCTTTCTGCAGCAACTCAGGATTTACCGAAGTCTATCGTCTGCAATGTTCATGGTGTAAACCCAAAGTTCCTGAAGATTGGAGAGAAAATTACTGCAGATAGGGAGAGTGGAGAGCCATCATTTTCCAAGGGGGCATATTTTCTTGGGAAGATGGTTTGGGCCAAAGGTTATAGGGAACTGATAGATTTGATGGCTAAACATAAAAGTGACTTGGAAGGATTCAAGTTAGATGTATACGGAAGTGGTGAGGACTCACAAGAAGTTCAGTCTACTGCCAGGAACCTGGATTTGAGTCTCAATTTTTTCAAGGGAAGGGATCATGCCGATAATTCACTTCATGG GTACAAGGTTTTCATAAATCCGAGCATTAGTGATGTGCTGTGCACAGCAACAGCAGAGGCTCTTGCAATGGGAAAATTTGTCATCTGTGCAGAACATCCATCAAATGAGTTTTTCATGTCATTTCCGAACTGCTTGACATACAAAACTTCAGAGGAATTTGTCGCCAGAGTGAAAGAGGCGATGAATAGAGAACCTCAGCCTCTAACCCCTGAGCAAAGGTACAACCTATCATGGGAGGCAGCGACCGAAAGGTTCATGGAGTACTCAGACCTTGACAAGGTTTTGAACGATGAGGTTGTTCAGCCTGGACAAGCTGGAACTAGAAACAAAACAAGAAGAACCTCACAGCCTAATTTGTCTGACGTCATGGACGGTGGATTGGCGTTTGCTCATCGATGCCTAACCGGCAGCGAGGTCCTCAGGTTGGCCACGGGTGCCATTCCTGGCACTCGTGACTATGATAAGCAGCACTGCGTGGATATGGGCCTTTTGCCGCCTCAGGTCCAGCACCCTGTTTATGGCTTGTGA
- the LOC117857095 gene encoding digalactosyldiacylglycerol synthase 1, chloroplastic isoform X2, whose translation MEARASPPPSVSVGGGFGGARGDDSAFSFLSKGWREVRDSATADLRLMRARADSLRTLADRELEQLLASASTALAPPPPLAAGAPIAELEFVRTRIQPKISELRRRYASQERDLGRRVLEGWAPRGAGGPARARVDLSGITAIRNALVSEAGGGERWRRAAWKGEAEAEEGKEWEVVRMIRDGIKEFERRSQTSEIFEGLRSTGELVEKFKSSLSFNMESQGSKEIPPLDLTEILANLARQSEPFLDQLGVRRDQCDRLVEALYRKQNHSLSEDTSLLVNDNSSDELDLRIASVLQSTGYHADDGFWSEPAKYEVSDNKRHVAIVTTASLPWMTGTAVNPLFRAAYLAKGTKQDVTLVVPWLCKSDQELVYPNGMTFSSPEEQETYIRNWLEERLGFESNFKISFYPSKFSKERRSIIPAGDTSQFIPSREADIAILEEPEHLNWYHHGKRWTDKFNHVVGVVHTNYLEYIKREKNGALQAFLVKHINNWVTRAYCDKVLRLSAATQDLPKSIVCNVHGVNPKFLKIGEKITADRESGEPSFSKGAYFLGKMVWAKGYRELIDLMAKHKSDLEGFKLDVYGSGEDSQEVQSTARNLDLSLNFFKGRDHADNSLHGYKVFINPSISDVLCTATAEALAMGKFVICAEHPSNEFFMSFPNCLTYKTSEEFVARVKEAMNREPQPLTPEQRYNLSWEAATERFMEYSDLDKVLNDEVVQPGQAGTRNKTRRTSQPNLSDVMDGGLAFAHRCLTGSEVLRLATGAIPGTRDYDKQHCVDMGLLPPQVQHPVYGL comes from the exons ATGGAGGCGCGggcgtcgccgcccccgtcggTCTCtgtcggcggcggcttcggAGGAGCGCGGGGCGACGACAGCGCCTTCTCGTTCCTCTCCAAGGGGTGGCGCGAGGTGCGggactccgccaccgccgacctGCGCCTCATGCGCGCGCGGGCCGACTCCCTCCGCACGCTCGCGGACCGCGAGCTCGAGCAactcctcgcctccgcctccaccgcgctcgcgccgccgccgccgctcgctgcgGGGGCGCCCATCGCCGAGCTCGAGTTCGTGCGCACCCGGATCCAGCCCAAGATCTCCGAGCTGCGCCGCCGCTACGCGTCGCAGGAGCGGGACCTCGGCCGCAGGGTGCTCGAGGGGTGGGCGCCGCGCGGGGCCGGCGGGCCGGCCCGCGCCCGCGTCGACCTCTCCGGGATCACCGCAATCCGCAACGCACTCGTctccgaggcgggcggcggcgagcggtggagGCGAGCGGCGTGgaagggggaggcggaggccgaggagggGAAGGAGTGGGAGGTGGTCAGGATGATACGGGACGGCATCAAGGAATTCGAGCGCCGGAGCCAAACCAGCGAGATTTTTGAGGGGTTGCGCAGCACCGGGGAACTCGTTGAGAAATTCAAGTCCAGCCTG TCGTTCAACATGGAGTCTCAAGGATCCAAG GAAATCCCTCCACTTGATCTAACTGAAATACTGGCAAATCTAGCAAGGCAATCTGAACCATTTTTGGATCAACTTGGTGTACGGAGAG ATCAATGTGATAGACTAGTGGAGGCATTGTATAGGAAACAAAATCATTCCCTTTCAGAAGACACATCCTTGCTTGTAAATGATAACTCATCAGATGAACTTGACTTGAGAATTGCCAGTGTGCTTCAAAGTACTGGCTATCATGCTGATGATGGTTTCTGGAGTGAACCTGCTAAGTATGAGGTCTCAGACAATAAAAGACATGTGGCTATTGTCACCACAGCAAGCCTACCTTGGATGACAGGAACAGCAGTTAATCCATTGTTCCGTGCAGCATATCTTGCAAAAGGTACCAAACAAGATGTGACTCTGGTAGTTCCTTGGCTCTGCAAATCAGACCAAGAACTGGTATACCCAAATGGCATGACCTTCAGTTCACCAGAAGAGCAGGAAACTTATATAAGGAACTGGCTAGAGGAAAGACTTGGCTTTGAATCAAACTTCAAGATATCATTCTATCCTAGCAAG TTCTCAAAAGAGCGGCGTAGCATCATTCCTGCTGGTGATACGTCTCAGTTCATACCGTCAAGAGAAGCTGATATAGCAATATTGGAAGAACCCGAGCATCTCAATTGGTATCATCATGGGAAACGCTGGACTGACAAGTTCAACCATGTTGTTGGTGTAGTTCATACAAACTACTTGGAATATATCAAGAGAGAGAAGAATGGAGCTCTTCAAGCTTTTCTAGTTAAACACATCAACAATTGGGTGACCAGAGCGTACTGTGACAAG GTCTTGCGTCTTTCTGCAGCAACTCAGGATTTACCGAAGTCTATCGTCTGCAATGTTCATGGTGTAAACCCAAAGTTCCTGAAGATTGGAGAGAAAATTACTGCAGATAGGGAGAGTGGAGAGCCATCATTTTCCAAGGGGGCATATTTTCTTGGGAAGATGGTTTGGGCCAAAGGTTATAGGGAACTGATAGATTTGATGGCTAAACATAAAAGTGACTTGGAAGGATTCAAGTTAGATGTATACGGAAGTGGTGAGGACTCACAAGAAGTTCAGTCTACTGCCAGGAACCTGGATTTGAGTCTCAATTTTTTCAAGGGAAGGGATCATGCCGATAATTCACTTCATGG GTACAAGGTTTTCATAAATCCGAGCATTAGTGATGTGCTGTGCACAGCAACAGCAGAGGCTCTTGCAATGGGAAAATTTGTCATCTGTGCAGAACATCCATCAAATGAGTTTTTCATGTCATTTCCGAACTGCTTGACATACAAAACTTCAGAGGAATTTGTCGCCAGAGTGAAAGAGGCGATGAATAGAGAACCTCAGCCTCTAACCCCTGAGCAAAGGTACAACCTATCATGGGAGGCAGCGACCGAAAGGTTCATGGAGTACTCAGACCTTGACAAGGTTTTGAACGATGAGGTTGTTCAGCCTGGACAAGCTGGAACTAGAAACAAAACAAGAAGAACCTCACAGCCTAATTTGTCTGACGTCATGGACGGTGGATTGGCGTTTGCTCATCGATGCCTAACCGGCAGCGAGGTCCTCAGGTTGGCCACGGGTGCCATTCCTGGCACTCGTGACTATGATAAGCAGCACTGCGTGGATATGGGCCTTTTGCCGCCTCAGGTCCAGCACCCTGTTTATGGCTTGTGA